The following proteins come from a genomic window of Propionispora vibrioides:
- a CDS encoding Crp/Fnr family transcriptional regulator, translating to MNCVVPHFTEEEINLLKQSGRVLTVKAGHILFRENDETDHVYLIESGHVKHYHTTSLGKVVIVSICGPSEMIGVPAVLLGQRRGVFAEALEPGTLWRIEQEVFLRLLHQYPQLAVKLAAIHCQLVRNYEYGLQTLVVASADSRLAWLLLRLAEGRRPERDGGQRVGFYLTHQEMADMIGSCRQTVTTVLGNFKRAGLIRIKKHALEIVDADRLRQLVS from the coding sequence ATGAATTGTGTTGTGCCCCATTTTACCGAAGAGGAAATCAATCTTCTCAAACAATCCGGCCGGGTACTGACAGTGAAAGCCGGTCATATTCTGTTCAGAGAAAATGATGAGACAGACCATGTCTATCTGATTGAAAGCGGCCATGTGAAGCATTATCATACCACCTCGCTGGGCAAGGTCGTCATTGTTTCTATTTGCGGGCCGAGCGAGATGATCGGCGTACCGGCGGTTTTGCTGGGCCAAAGACGGGGCGTCTTTGCCGAAGCTTTGGAACCGGGCACCTTGTGGCGGATTGAGCAGGAAGTTTTTCTGCGCCTCTTGCATCAGTATCCGCAGTTAGCCGTCAAGCTGGCGGCGATTCACTGTCAACTGGTGCGAAACTATGAATACGGGCTGCAGACCTTGGTTGTTGCCAGTGCCGACAGCCGTCTGGCCTGGCTGCTGCTGCGGCTGGCCGAGGGCCGCAGGCCGGAGCGGGACGGCGGACAGCGGGTCGGTTTTTATCTGACCCATCAGGAGATGGCCGATATGATTGGTTCCTGCCGGCAAACGGTAACGACGGTGCTGGGGAATTTTAAACGGGCCGGATTGATTCGTATCAAAAAACACGCTTTGGAAATTGTCGATGCCGACCGGCTGCGGCAATTGGTTAGTTAG